Genomic DNA from Clostridia bacterium:
TGAAGAACTGGGACGTGATCGTAATCGGCGCGGGGATCATTGGAGTGTCGCTCGCCCTGGAGTTACACCGGGATGGCGCAAACGTTCTGGTGCTCGATAGTCACGAACCCGCGCATGAAGCTTCCTACGCCGCTGCGGGCATGATTGCCCATTGCGATCCGCACACGCCTCCCGAGTTGCAGCCGTTCGCCATTGCAAGTGCCCGCATGTATCCCGAGTACATTCATGAGATCGAAACCGAGTCGCAGTCCCGTGTCGATTTCCGCCGCGAAGGCACGATTGCGTTCTTTCCGGAAAACGAGCAGCCGCAATTCCCTCTTGAGATAGCCGAGAGTGTCACGCCGCTTTCTCCGGAAGAGCTCGCCAAACTCGATCCGCAACTCTCAGCGCGGCCGAACGCCTGGTACTTGCCCGAAAACGCCGTCGATCCGCGCGGACTGATGGTGGCGCTGATGAAAGCCGCACGGCATAGCGGCATAGACGTGATCGTCGGTTCGCCCGTTGTCGAGGTCGAACTCGAAGCCGGGCGCGTCACAGGCGCGCGCACCGATAAGACAAAGTATCCCGCCGCCACGGTCGTTAACTGCGCCGGCGCATGGGCAAGCCAAATAGCGCCGCTGATTTTGAATACGCGCCCAGTGAAGGGGCAAATGCTTTGCGTTGTCTTCCAGCGCGGCATTCCCGGCGCGCCGCTCACCACTTACGGCCCTTCACCCGCGGCACACGGGCCACTGTTGAGGCATGTAGTACGCGCCGGCGGACTCTGCTACATCGTGCCGCGCAGCGACGGACGCCTGGTCATTGGCAGTACGATGGAAGAAGTCGGATTCGACAAGCGCGTGGATACCGAAGTCATTCAGCGCCTGCACCAATCCGCTGCGCTGCTCGCACCCGAGATCGGCGAGGGACGCATCCTGGAGGCCTGGACGGGGCTGCGGCCCGGCACACCCGATTGCCTGCCGCTCATGGGAGCGACTTCCATCACCGGCTACTACGCGTGTACTGGGCACTTTCGCGATGGCATCATGCTCGCACCCGGAGCCGCACAGGTTATGGCACAAGTGATTGCGGGGAAAACTGCCGAATTAGATATCGCCGCCTTCGCGCCGGAACGTTTTTAGTCCGGTTCGACGTACGTGCAGTCGGACATGGAACAGCACCTGTGAGAATGCGCGACCTACTGCGACAGGCCATGTACATCGAATCAAAAGCTCGCCGGCATCTCTGACGCTGCACGAACGTATGTCGGTGGTTTATACTTGCCAGCTTGCCCGCACTCAAATGTCGGTCTGCGTAAATCGAAAGTGAGGATTTTCCCCATGTCTTCCGCCGCTGTCGCATTCGCAAAAGAGAACCAACAGAGATTCATAGACGAACTGAAAGCCCTCCTTCGCATCCCCAGCATCAGCACACTTGAGGAGCACAAGGGAGACATCCAGAAAGCTGCGGAGTTCGTTGCCAATGAATTGAAGCGCATCGGATTCGAGAACGTACAGATCATCCCGACCGCCGGCCATCCCCTCATCTACGGCGATTGGCTCCATGCAAGCGCCAAGCCAACCGCTCTCTGCTACGCACACTATGACGTTCAACCGGCCGAGCCTCTCGATGAGTGGAAGACGCCTCCCTTCGAGCCCACCGAGCGCGACAACAACATCTACGCTCGCGGCGCAGTGGACGACAAAGGTCAGCTCTGGATGGAAGTGAAGGCCTTCGAGTCAATGTTCAAGGCCAACAATGGCAAGCTGCCCATCAACGTGAAAGTCATCTTCGAGGGTGAAGAGGAAGTCGGAGGCGAGGCCATCGCGAAGTATATCCGCGAGCACGGCGATCGACTGAAAGCCGACTTCGCTGTCGTTTGCGATACCGAACTGTTCGCGCCCGATCTTCCGACGCTGTGCGTCGGCCTGCGCGGTCTGGTTTACACCGAGCTTGAAGTGCAGGGCGCCACGACCGATCTCCACTCGGGCATGTACGGTGGTGCCGCTCCGAATCCGCTCTTCGCTCTTTGCCAGATCATCAGCAAGCTGAAGGACGATAACGGCAAGGTTCTCATCCCTGGGTTCTATGACGACGTAAAAGAACCAACGGCCGACGAGATGAAGGCCTGGAAGGCTCTGCCCTTCGACGAAGAGCACTACCGCAAAACAGAAGTCGGCTCCAGCGTTCTCACGGGCGAGCCCGGCTACTCTGTGCTCTATCGCACGTGGGCGCGCCCAACGCTGGAAGTACACGGCATGCCCGGCGGCTTCGTCGGACAGGGCGCAAAAACCGTGATTCCAGCGCGCGCTTCCGCGAAGGTTTCAATGCGCCTGGTGCCGGACCAGAAGCCTGACGATATCTTCGAGAAGTACAGCAAGTTCGTGAACTCCCTGATCCCGAAGGGCGTCTCCCTAAAAATCAAGGTTCACAGCAAGGGCCCCGCCAGCGTCGTCGATACCAACAACAAATTCGTAAAGACGGCCAATGAAGCTCTTCACGAAGTCTTCCAGAAGGAGACCGTGTACATCCGGTCGGGCGGTTCTATTCCGATCGTCTCTGATTTCCAGAACGAGCTGAAGATCCCGACCGTGATGATGGGTATGGGTCTTCCGGACGACAACCTTCACGCACCAAACGAGAAGTTCCACATTCCGAACTTCCACCGTGGAGTCGAAGCGCTCATTCGCTGGTTCACGATTCTCGGGAAGTAAAAACGCTTTCAGCAAGGCCGTCGCAACTTGCGACGGCCTTTTGCTTTGAGCAATTTGCAATTGTTCAATTTATTTTTGCTCTTTCCAGCTACTTGCGTCCATCCAATACGGACGATCATGATTCTAAAGGCACAACGCCTATTAGCGTCTGCGCGGAAGATCTGAGGAGGGGCCGTGAGTTTTCACTCAAGCGATGTCATGAAAGGTTGGGGGAAGATTCTGCGTGGCAAAGTCCCTCTTCTGTCGATCGAGATCACCCGCGAGTGCCCGCTGCGCTGTCCCGGTTGTTATGCCTACAACGACAATCACCTGGACGGTGTGCTGCTGCGCCAGTTGAGCGACAAACGCGGTGACGATCTTGTGAACGGCGTCCTCGACGTCATTCGCCGGCACGACCCGCTGCACGTTTCACTTGTTGGAGGCGAGCCTCTTGTCCGTCATCGCGAACTCAGCCGCATTCTGCCTGAAATTGCCCGCATGGGCGTGCATGGCATGGTCGTCACCAGCGCCGTTATTCCTATTCCGAAGGAATGGATGTCAATCGACAAGCTGGTAGTCGCGATTTCCGTGGACGGACTGCCAGAGCATCATGACGTCCGTCGCAAGCCCGCCACCTACGACCGCATCCTCCAGAACATCGAGGGGCGGAAAGTGAATGTCCACTGGACCATCACGCGGCCCATGATGGAGCGACCTGGGTACATCGAAGAATACGTTCGGTTCTGGAATGGACGCCCGGAGGTCAACTGCATCTGGGCCAGCATCTACACGCCACAAGTCGGAGAAGACACCCCTGAGATGCTCTTGCCGGAAGATCGTGAGCGCCTCTATCGTGAGCTTCCCGAACTGGCGAAACGCTACCCCAAACTGCTGGGGCATCAAGGACTTTCTGAAGCTTTCGCCACACCCCCCGCCACGCCGCGAGATTGCACTTTCGCGCGTATGTCCGTCAACTATTCGGCCGACCTCGCAACGCGCGTTCAGCCGTGCATCTTTGGCGGCAATCCAGACTGTTCGCAGTGTGGCTGCGCGATCAGTGGCGGTCTGCACTGGCTCGCTGCTTACCGCCTCGGTCCCGCGAAATTAATCAGCGTCGGCGATCTCGTGCGCGCCTCCATGGCGGTGGGTGCAGCCGTCAATCGAGTCGTCCACAAGTCGCCGAAAATCGAACGCTGGACACCCCCAAAGCTTTCGCACGAAGAACGCACGTAGGAGCCAGGGCGGCATCGTTGAGCGCCGTCTTCGCAAGTGCTACGCGTTGCCCCAGTATCCGCCGATTGCGCTTGCTTTTGCCTGTGGAAAAGCTGTAGATTTCATCTGGCTTTGGTGGTTCCCTTCCTTGTCGTGACGCTCTCTGTGTTTATCTTGCACGGCTCACGCCTTGTTCTGTGCCCCTCAGCAGATCTGGCCTCGCCCGCAGCGCACCTTCTTCCGTTCCAGCTTGCTGCCGACCGGGAGATGCACCATAAAATGTGCGGCTTAGCTGGCGTTTACGCGGTTGCCGCTAGTCTGGTGCAATTAGAAGTGGCTTTAGCAAGCTGGACACCATATGTCGTGTTTTCTTGCTTGACCCCGGGTAACTTGCTCGGTACATTTACTTCACTTGCAGCGGACTCCAGCCGAGCCGCTCGCCATTGTGACGGCCACCCCACGCCAGCCGCGTGGGCAACCGAATCTCGGATGATCGGAACGCTTTTAGTTTCGAAAACGAGGTAAGTGACCGGCAGTTCCTGTTCCTGCTGTATCGGCCAGCTGTTATGCCGGTCGGTGAAGCGGCAGGTTAAGAACGGGGTTTCATTGAGGCCGTGAGGCTTTGTGGACCTTTCACATTGCTGGCTGCGTTCTGTGATCGCGCCCGATTTTTGAGCGCAATTCAGGACAGCAGCACATGCGAGCACGCAAGGAGTGGAAGTTGCTCAAACTCAAAAAGCTGCAGATTCTCGGATTCAAGTCTTTCTGCGACCGCACCGAACTCAAGTTCCATGGCGAAGGCATTGCTGCCGTCGTCGGTCCTAACGGCTGCGGTAAATCGAACATTTCTGACGCCATCACCTGGGTTCTCGGCGAGCAATCGGCCAAGACCCTGCGTGGCGCTCGGATGGAAGACGTCATCTTCGCCGGAACTCGTGACCGCAAGCCCACCGGCATGGCAGAAGTCACGCTTACCCTCATTAATCCGCAGGAGTACGAGGGCGGCGACGTTGCTGAAACCGAGATCGAGATCCAAAACGAAATGCCTGCGCCGGATGATTGGGACGAAACATCCGTTCGCGCTGCAGCCGCCGAAGATCTTGAGCAATACACCGAAGAAGTCCGTCCCGGACAGATCGAAGAAGTTGAAGCACATACCGGTTCCGATCCGCAGGCCGCGCCGCTAGACCCGCCGCCCGCGGACGCAACTGCTTCCGCCGCCGCCCCTGAGAACGCAACGGACGCCACCCTCGGCGCACCTCAAGTAGTACTTAAGATTCGCCGTCGTAAGTTCAAGAATCGCTTGTTCCGCAAAGGCGAAATCGTTGTAACCCGTCGCCTTTTCCGAACTGGCGAGAGCGAGTATCTGCTCAACGGGAAACTCTGTCGTTTGCGGGACATTCAGGACATCTTCATGGGTACCGGTCTTGGCCCTGAGTCCTACGCCATCATCGAGCAGGGCCGCATCGGTCAAATCCTGAGCAGCAAGCCTACCGATCGCCGCAACATCATCGAAGAAGCCGCCGGCATCACCAAGTTCAAAACGCGGAAGCGCCTCGCCGAAGCCCGCCTCGAAGACGCCAAGCAGAACCTTGCCCGCGTTAACGACATCTTCGACGAAGTCACGCGCCAGATGAACTCTCTTAAGCGTCAGGCCGCCAAGGCCGAGCGCTACGCCAAGCTCCGTGACGAGATGCGCGCCAAGCTTCGCGTCGTTCTCGCAAGCCGCTTCGCTGAGATGTCCGCGCAAGGCACCGAACTCGACGTGCAGATCAACGAGCTTGCGGAAGAACTCCGCACGCGAGGCGAAGCCGTCCAGCAGATGGATGCCGAGCACACAGATCGCACGCAACGCGGTTACACCATCCAGAGCGAAGCCAAGCAGACGCGCGACCGCCTGAACCACGTCAACCTGGAGATGGATCGTGCCA
This window encodes:
- a CDS encoding dipeptidase encodes the protein MSSAAVAFAKENQQRFIDELKALLRIPSISTLEEHKGDIQKAAEFVANELKRIGFENVQIIPTAGHPLIYGDWLHASAKPTALCYAHYDVQPAEPLDEWKTPPFEPTERDNNIYARGAVDDKGQLWMEVKAFESMFKANNGKLPINVKVIFEGEEEVGGEAIAKYIREHGDRLKADFAVVCDTELFAPDLPTLCVGLRGLVYTELEVQGATTDLHSGMYGGAAPNPLFALCQIISKLKDDNGKVLIPGFYDDVKEPTADEMKAWKALPFDEEHYRKTEVGSSVLTGEPGYSVLYRTWARPTLEVHGMPGGFVGQGAKTVIPARASAKVSMRLVPDQKPDDIFEKYSKFVNSLIPKGVSLKIKVHSKGPASVVDTNNKFVKTANEALHEVFQKETVYIRSGGSIPIVSDFQNELKIPTVMMGMGLPDDNLHAPNEKFHIPNFHRGVEALIRWFTILGK
- a CDS encoding radical SAM protein, with amino-acid sequence MSFHSSDVMKGWGKILRGKVPLLSIEITRECPLRCPGCYAYNDNHLDGVLLRQLSDKRGDDLVNGVLDVIRRHDPLHVSLVGGEPLVRHRELSRILPEIARMGVHGMVVTSAVIPIPKEWMSIDKLVVAISVDGLPEHHDVRRKPATYDRILQNIEGRKVNVHWTITRPMMERPGYIEEYVRFWNGRPEVNCIWASIYTPQVGEDTPEMLLPEDRERLYRELPELAKRYPKLLGHQGLSEAFATPPATPRDCTFARMSVNYSADLATRVQPCIFGGNPDCSQCGCAISGGLHWLAAYRLGPAKLISVGDLVRASMAVGAAVNRVVHKSPKIERWTPPKLSHEERT
- the thiO gene encoding glycine oxidase ThiO produces the protein MKNWDVIVIGAGIIGVSLALELHRDGANVLVLDSHEPAHEASYAAAGMIAHCDPHTPPELQPFAIASARMYPEYIHEIETESQSRVDFRREGTIAFFPENEQPQFPLEIAESVTPLSPEELAKLDPQLSARPNAWYLPENAVDPRGLMVALMKAARHSGIDVIVGSPVVEVELEAGRVTGARTDKTKYPAATVVNCAGAWASQIAPLILNTRPVKGQMLCVVFQRGIPGAPLTTYGPSPAAHGPLLRHVVRAGGLCYIVPRSDGRLVIGSTMEEVGFDKRVDTEVIQRLHQSAALLAPEIGEGRILEAWTGLRPGTPDCLPLMGATSITGYYACTGHFRDGIMLAPGAAQVMAQVIAGKTAELDIAAFAPERF